Proteins encoded by one window of Podarcis muralis chromosome 11, rPodMur119.hap1.1, whole genome shotgun sequence:
- the LOC114606603 gene encoding fructose-1,6-bisphosphatase 1-like, producing the protein MTDRSTFDTNVTTLTRFVMEEGRKARGTGELTQLLNSLCTAVKAISTAVRKAGIANLYGIAGSTNVTGDQVKKLDVLSNDMVINMLKSSFTTCVIVSEENKDALIVEEDKQGKYIVCMDPLDGSSNIDCLVSIGTIFAIYRKTSPGAPSEKDALQPGRNLVASGYALYGSATMLVLALECGVNCFMLDPAIGEFILVNRDVKIKKKGNIFSLNEGYAAYFDPAVTEYLKNKKFPQDGSAPYGSRYIGSMVADVHRTLVYGGIFLYPANSKSPKGKLRLLYECNPMAFIIEKAGGLATTGKEAVLDIVPENIHQRVPIVLGSPDDVQEYLAMVKKHSTK; encoded by the exons ATGACGGACCGATCCACCTTCGACACGAACGTGACCACCCTGACTCGGTTCGTGATGGAGGAAGGCAGGAAAGCCCGGGGCACCGGGGAGCTCACGCAGCTCCTGAACTCGCTATGCACGGCTGTCAAGGCCATCTCCACCGCCGTGCGCAAGGCGGGCATCGCTAACCT ATATGGAATTGCTGGTTCTACCAACGTCACAGGAGACCAAGTCAAGAAACTGGATGTCCTTTCCAATGACATGGTGATCAACATGCTGAAGTCATCTTTCACAACTTGTGTGATTGTCTCTGAAGAAAACAAAGATGCCCTCATAGTGGAAGAAGATAAACAA GGCAAATACATAGTCTGCATGGATCCACTTGATGGCTCATCTAACATTGACTGCCTTGTTTctattgggaccatttttgctatCTACAGAAAG ACTTCTCCTGGTGCACCGTCTGAGAAGGATGCTCTGCAACCTGGGCGCAACCTTGTGGCATCTGGTTATGCCCTCTATGGCAGTGCCACCATGCTTGTTCTCGCTCTCGAATGTGGTGTCAACTGTTTCATGCTTGATCCG GCCATTGGGGAATTCATTTTGGTCAACAGGgatgtaaaaataaagaaaaagggaaatatcTTCAGCCTCAACGAGGGATATGCTGCATACTTTGACCCTGCTGTCACAGAATATCTCAAGAATAAGAAATTTCCACAG GATGGTAGCGCTCCCTATGGCAGCAGATACATAGGTTCCATGGTTGCTGATGTGCATCGTACCCTGGTGTATGGAGGAATCTTCCTATATCCAGCCAATTCAAAGAGCCCCAAGGGAAAG TTGAGGCTCCTCTATGAATGCAACCCCATGGCTTTTATCATCGAGAAGGCTGGAGGTCTTGCAACAACAGGCAAGGAGGCTGTCTTGGACATAGTGCCTGAAAACATTCACCAGCGTGTGCCTATTGTCTTGGGGTCTCCAGACGATGTGCAGGAATACCTAGCCATGGTCAAGAAGCATTCAACTAAATGA